The DNA window TATGATTACCACACTAACTCCTATGAGCGTAGAGTTGATTCTATCAGGGACTCTCAATCCAGGATCAATAGTAATATCTCTTCTTTACAGATGACATGGAAAAACTATCATAATCTCTGTTCTAGTTACAATGACATTAACTCCCAAGACATTGCCCTTGTTATAAATGCAGCCCGAAAAGAAGTATCTAATTCTGAACTAAAAATTGAAGAAGCACAAAAGCAAGTAACTTCTTATCATAACCAAGCACAGCAACTTTACCAAACAGCTAGTTCATTCGTTGCTGGACTTAAACCCATTGAATAGAAGGAATAATTTCCCCGATGTTAAGCAATTTGTTTTAAACAGAGGCTCAGTAGGAGTGTAAGTAGAATGAAGAATACCTTTCCCGGATACTATCAGCCAACTCAAAAGGAATTCGCCGACTTGTGGAAAGAATGTCTTTTTATTCCGGACGCTAACGTCTTATTGAATTTATATCGCTACAATGAGGAAACGAGTAATTCCTTAATTGATATTTTTTCGAAGCTCGCCACTTTTGGACGCTTGAGGATAACCCACCAAGCAGCGTGGGAATACCATAAACGGCGTCTAGATGTTATTTCTGATATTAATGACGATTACGATAAGATTCAAAAATCTCTTACATCTATACAGAATACTTTAGATTCTATTAGAAATCCATTTATTTTAGTTGCCCATTTGAAAAAGTTATTTGAACCCTTGATCAATCAGGTTGAGGAAGAGCTTGAAAAAATGAAAACGCAGCAACCGAACTTTTATACTAATGATCCTATTAGACAAACCATTACATCTTTATTCCAAGGTATGGTTAGCAAACCATACATTCCTGAACAATTAGAGGACATTTTTAAGTTAGGTAAAGTCAGGTATGAGGCAAAAATACCTCCAGGATATTTGGATGCTGAAAAAGGAGGTAATTATCAATATGGAGACCTAGTTTTATGGTTTCAAATCATTGATATAGCTTTGGAAACTAAAAAGCCTGTTATTTTCATCACAGACGATAAAAAGGAAGATTGGTGGTTGAAACACAAGGGAAAAACCATTGGGCCTCGCCCAGAACTCGTAAAAGAAATGGCAGATAAAGCAAATGTTCCCTTTTATATGTATCAAACACACCAATTTATGTTATACGCTAAAAAGTTTTCTGATAATGAAATCAAAGAAGAAGTCATTGAAGAGGTTAAAAGAATACATCCTGATAAAACAACCTTAGAAATATCGTATCTTTCTGAGCGGGTTAAGGAACTTGCTGAGACACTTGATTTCAATAAAGGCAAGGTTTTACAAAAGGAAATAAATCGGATTGAAGAAGCCTTGAATCAGAAATATGATGAATTAGCAAAACTTGAAATTCATCATATGGCTTTAACGACTAAACTGCAAGAAGTCTCCGGTACTAAAGATAAAAACAAATTATATTATTATGGAAAATGGTTTCCCCACCAGGGCAAGGATACGTCTGGGAAGGAGTGACAACATTTAAGAGGAGATGTAAAGTTGGAACCACATGATTATGGTTTTACAACCGTAGGGAAATGGAAGCTTGGAAATTCAAAAAGCGGTATAGATTATAGTCTTAACAATTTAAAAAACAAAAGGGTAATTTATGCTTTTAGTGAAGGTAGCACAATTAAATATTTGGGTGTTTGTGGAAGCTATACTTTAAGCAAGAGAATGAGCGGATATAAAAATCCAGGTCCATCGCAAACGACTAATATACGTATTGCAGCAAATATAAAGAAATGCTTGGAGAATAATCAGACAATTGAGATACTAGCATTGCACCCCAAGAGTCCGTTGAATATAAAGGACTAAAGGTTGATCTTGTAAATGGGTTAGAAAGCCCCCTAATAGAAAGGTTTAATCCAGAATGGAACATGCAGAAAAGAAAGAGCAAGAAATAGCAGAAAGAAGCTGGTTGTAGATTTTTTCCACTTTTTTACGTTAAAACATCTGAACCAAGGTTTCTTAAAGTAGTAACTCATTCACATTCCCAAACTAACCCCTCCGCCGCCGGGTGATTTTTTTGGTTTCCCCCTAGGTCAATTGGAAATCCTTGGTGGGCAAGTGTACGCCGGGGTGGGGGTGATAAGTATCCCCCCCCACGCGGGGGCGTGGATTGAAACCTCCTGGCCGCTGTTTGGTGCTGTTAGGAGCTGATGTCGCCCCCCACGCGGGGGCGTGGATTGAAACGTCCAACCGTCCGCGTCAGTTACGTCCTGGCTATGTCGCCCCCCACGCGGGGGCGTGGATTGAAACGAGTTCATCCCGCCGGAACCAGTGATTGAACCGGGTCGCCCCCCACGCGGGGGCGTGGATTGAAACAACTTTAACGACTTCATCCAGGCAATCCACCGGAGTCGCCCCCCATGCGGGGGCGTGGATTGAAACGATATACTGCTGTCGACCTGTTTACCTGTGGGGAGTCGCCCCCCACGCGGGGGCGTGGATTGAAACTTACTCCATGTGCCGTTTAAACTCACATATTGTGGGTCGCCCCCCACGCGGGGGCGTGGATTGAAACAAGACGCGGATGTTCTTACCTCGGCGCTTGCCGGAGTCGCCCCCCACGCGGGGGCGTGGATTGAAACAGGAAAAGGCAGGAAATCTATGTGCCAAATTCACAGGTCGCCCCCCACGCGGGGGCGTGGATTGAAACTCACCGTTGCTTGCAGGTAAAGTAGCAGGATCAGCCAGTCGCCCCCCACGCGGGGGCGTGGATTGAAACGATTCGGCAACAGTAACCGCGTTTTAGAATCTCGTCGTCGCCCCCCACGCGGGGGCGTGGATTGAAACAGTAAAATATTGTAACAGGATTCGACCGCCGACAATGTCGCCCCCCACGCGGGGGCGTGGATTGAAACTCGTTGGCCGGCAGTGACGATAACAGCCACAGAACCGTATAGCACCCGGCCGTAGCGGATTGAAAGAAATATGTAACGTGAAGCAAAAAGGGGGACTGGTCCCCCTTTTTGTTATTGAATATAACCGTTGTCCCTACTGAATAACGTTGACTTTTACGCGCCTGCGGGTGACCACATCTGATTTCGGCGCCCGGACTTCCAGAATACCGTTGGCGTAAGTTGCTTCAACCTGCTCGGCTTTGATGCTCGAAGGAAGCGCTACCGTGCGGAACAGACTGGTTGCCTGAGCCCCCGCGAAGGCGGTCGCCGAGATGGAAATCGAGTCGTCGGTAACGGTGAGGTTAAGGTCGTTCAGGCTGACGTTGGGTAATTCGGCCGCCACGATGACATCGCTGTTAGTTTCATGAAGGTCCACCCTCATTTGCGCAAGGCCGGTGGAGGCCTGGATGGCGGTTCCCTGTATCCCTATCTGGCCGCTCAGGAACGGATTGATGAAACCCTGTTGGATCGCCGGATTAATGAACGGATTGTTCCACGCGGCCGTGGCAAGCGGTGATATAGCTGCTGTGGTTATGGGTTGGTTCATAATGGCGGCGTTTAACAGCGCCGGGTTATTCCAGGCGGTAAGTCCGCTCAGGATCGCGGGATTGTAAGCCAGACTCATGGCCTGGTTCGCGATGGGATTGAGGACCATCCCCTGGGCTGCTGCAGGATTGAAGGCATACACCACGGTGTTGCCCTGGATACTGGGCCTTATCGAAACCGGAAAAGCCGCTGCCGAAGAACGGAAACCCTGGCTTAAGGCTACTGCCTGGTTGGGGTTGAAAGACTGGATGTACAAATGGCATCCTCCTCAGTTTTATTTTTAAATACCTCTATTAGTTTTCGGTTTTTAAAATCGCTTTATGCGAGCCCTTTTCATAAAAATGATTCCTCTGCTGGCACAAATGACCACGGTTTGCCCCGTACTTTTTCTGCGGATACTATGTAATAAGAAAACGGCACCTTATCTAAGAAAAGAGCCTTCCGCTTGAGTTACATAAATGAAAAAGTCTGGAGAGGGTTATGCCTTATCTTGAAAGGCGCGATCTTATCGGCCAAATCGGGCGGCTGAGGAATTCGGCCGTAATAACTTATTTCACCGGTGACAGGGAAAACGTTTCCACCAGGATCGCTCCCGATGTTCTGCCGATCCTGTACCGGCACCTTCGCTTGCAGAAACAACCGGAGCGTATAGACCTGTTCCTTTATACCAGGGGCGGGGACGTATTGACCCCCTGGCGCCTGGTACACCTGGTACGTGAGTTTTCCTCGCGGTTCAACGTCCTTGTTCCTTTCAGGGCATACAGCGCCGGGACGCTGATATGCCTCGGCGCCGACGAAATCGTGATGACTAAGATGGGGGAACTCGGCCCCATCGACCCGAGTGTGATTAACGCTTTCAATCCCCAGGACCCGCAGAATCCTTCCGCCAGGGTTCCTGTGAGTGTTGAGGACGTTTATTCTTACCTGACTCTTGCGAAGGAGCAGGCGGGGCTCGGCAGCGAGGAGCATCTGGCCAAGGTTTTTATGCTGCTTGCGGAGCGTATCCACCCTTTGGCTCTCGGCAACGTTCACCGGAATTACCTTCTGGTCCGTTCACTCGCAAGACGTCTTCTGGGTCTGCGTGAGGAGCCTTATCCCGAAGAACGGATGCTGCGTATCATCGACAGCCTTACCGAAAAGTTGTATGCGCACAGTCATATGATCTCCCGCCAGGAAGCCGCTCGAGAGATCATGCTTCCGGTGGTGTTCCCCCCGGAAGGATTGGAACAGCTTATGTGGGAACTTTACGAGGATTTTGCGGCGGAACTGGTTATGACCCAGCCCTTTAACCCGAATGAGATTGCCAGAGGCCCGCGGACGGAATTTGAGGTGGTAGGCGGGTTTGTTGAATCCGAGAACGGTCAGGACGCCTTTGTCTTTAACGGGGTGGTTGAACGGCGCGATTTTCCGGAGGCCGGACAGGTTACCGTGAACATTCTTAAACAGGGTTGGCGGGGACTTATATGAGAAGGCGGAAGCCAGAAGTCAGAAAACAGATTCAACAGTTCTACATGCCGCATTGCGGTACCACGAAATGAAAATTTCCGTGGAAAAGGGTATTTAACTGTTGTCACATATTCATTTTCTTGACACATGGCGTCCTTGGCGTCTTGGCGGTTTAATTATTTCCGAAGGGAGGCAGGAAAATGGCCGGAGAAAGAAAGGATGAGTATCAGCCGGAAAAGATCCCGCGAGTCTTATTCAAATACCCGCTTTCAAACCGCTACTACCTGTTGACGGACAGCAGCGGCTACCCGTCGGCCGAATACCGGTATCCCTACGTGCGGCAAACAGGAATAGTGATTCGTGAGGTTGACCGTTAAGCCGCCGCGCCGGGCAGAAGAAAAGAAATGCTGAAATAAAAGAAAAGGCGCTTGCAGGCGCCATTTTTTCTTTGAGGTAAGTGCATTTCTGACCCTATCTAAATCTTGGCGTCTTGGCGGTTGAAAAGCCGCTTACTGGTTTATTCTCTTGGGAAACCGAACCATGAGCACGCCGTTGTTGATATCCGCGCTCGCCTGGTCTGAATCCACTTCGCGCGGTAAGGCAAGTATGCGGGTGTAAGAACCGCGCGGGCGTTCGGCGTATACGATCGTACCCCGTGGAATTTTTTCACTTAAAGGGCCGTTTACAGCCACTTCGGTCCGCGATATTTCGAGAACAAGTTTATCGGGATCAACACCCGCCATATCCATGAGGTACATAATTTCATTTCCGGTATCGATTATGTCGACCCGCGGGGTTACATTAGCGGGAAAACTCCATGCCGGAACTCCTGTCGACATGTTTACCCCCATCTGAGGATTTACAAATGTCGGTCTTATTTCCACTTTACTTACTCCTCCAAAGATTTAAGAATGGTGGATTGATTCGGAGAAATGCTAAAGGTATTTTCACCTGCGGGCAGGGTATTTATGCGTCGCTCCGGTTCCCGGCGGTAATTCCGGCACATCATTGACGGAGACCGCCGAAGACGGCCGGGTTGCGCCGTTTTGCAGCGGCCTCTTCGGACGGCTTGACTTTATCTATCCGATGTACGACAATAGGAAAAATGAAGGAGGTGAGGGGTTGATAAATGTAGTGGTTGCCGGAGCGGCCGGCAGGATGGGCCGTGAGGTTGTCCGGGCGGTGAGTAATACCCCCGGTATGACGGTGGTGGGTGCAGTCGACGTAAGTCAAAACGGTCAGGATGCCGGTATGCTTGCAGGAGTCGGCGCACTCGGGGTGACGTTGAGTTCAGACATTGAAAGCGTTTTCCGGGAGACCAACGCCAATGTTGTGGTTGACTTTACCAACGCCAAGGCTGCGGCGCAAAACGTACGGACCGCTATTGCCTGCAGGGTGCGTCCTGTAGTAGGTACGACAGGAATTCCCGAGGAAGAGTTGCAGGAATTAAAGCGTTTAAGCCGGGAAAAAGCCATAGGAGGGTTGATCGCCCCAAACTTCGCCATAGGTGCGGTATTGATGATGCATTTCGCGGGTATTGCCGCCCGTTACCTCCCGGTGGCCGAGGTCATTGAACTGCATCACAACCAGAAACTGGATGCTCCATCCGGTACCGCCCTGAAGACCGCGGAGATTATCGCCGCCAACAGGCCTGAGGCGGAGTATGAAGACCGGACTCAAATGGTGAAGCTTGATGGAGCCAGAGGGGGAATGCTGGGGGGGACCCGGGTTCACAGTGTCCGCCTGCCGGGCCTGGTTGCTCACCAGGAGGTCATCTTCGGCGGCCTGGGACAAACGCTCAGTATACGGCACGATTCCATTTCCCGCGAGTCATTCATGCCGGGGGTGATTATGGGAATTAAGAAGGTAACCGAACTTGACGAGATTATTTACGGCCTGGACAAGCTTATTTTTGCCTAGCGCATTACTTTTATAGCTGAGCGGCGTAGCCACAAGGGTCAACTTGATGAAAAGTTTACAAAGCTGGCCGGTAATTATTGCCAGACAAAATGGGGGTTCTAATCCAAAATTCGCTTGTTTTCGCTTTTCTAGGTCAAATCAGGCTAAACTTTTTTCGGTGAGCCTGTTCAGCTAAAGCACCTCCCTCTCCCACGGTTCATATATTGGTTATCAGCCGTGGGGGGCGATATAAGTTGAAATTACTGACGGGGATCAGCATTGCCGTAATCGGCGGGGACTGCCGGGCGGTTTATGTGGCCGAAGAGCTTTCGAATCAGGGCGCGCAGGTCAGGCTGGTAGGACACGAGGCGGAGACAAAACCCGGCATCCAACTGGTGGACGAAGTCGAGGCGGGAGTTACGGGAGCAGATGCCGTGGTATTTCCTCTTCCGGGCATAACAGACGACGGGAATATCTATGCGCCGGGGAGGTCCCTCCTCCTGAAGGAAGAAGACCTGGCTTCGCTGCCGATGGGGACGCCTGTTTTCACCGGTTTTGCCAGGGAGATACTTTCCGGGATCACCAACAAGCTGAGGCTGAAGCTGGTAGAGGTAGTAAAAAGAGATGACTTCGCCATTCTGAATTCAATACCCTCCGCCGAGGGCGCAATTCAGATGGCTATGGAGAATATGCCGATAACCATTCACGGCTCAGCGGCTTTTGTTCTCGGATTCGGGCGTGTCGGGCAAACCCTGGTGAGGATGTTAAGCGGTCTCGGCGCGAAAGTGACGGTGGTCGCCAAAGATGCGGCGAAGCGGGCGAGAGCGTTGGAGATGGGTTGCCGGACAATTGACTTCGGTGAGCTGCCGGTTGCTGTCAGTGAAGCGGATGTAGTGTTCAACACCGTGCCCGCGGTTGTTTTAACGGCAAGGGTGTTGAAGTGTACGCGAACCGACGTTCTGATCATAGATCTCGCTACACAACCCGGTGGGACAGATTTTGAAGCAGCCCGGCGCATGAAAAGAAAGGCAATACTGGCGCCTTCGCTTCCTGGTAAGGTTGCGCCGCAAACGGCCGGACGGATTCTGGGCCGAGTGGTCGCGGACCTCCTTGTTCAGGAAAAAGGACTTAACCTCGCGGTTCTGCCTTAGGGGGGTGCTGACAGTGCGGCTCAAGGGTTTAAAGGTGGGTTTTGCCTTAACGGGTTCTTTTTGTACGTTAAATGAGGTAACGGAACAGATAAAAAGGATCATCCAGGAAGGAGCCGAGGTAATCCCGATCATAACCAGAGAAGTTGCGACGACGGATACACGTTTCGGTACGGCGGCTTACTGGAAGGGTTTATTGAAAGAACTTACAGGACATGGAGTGATAGAGACGATTATCGGCGCTGAGCCGATCGGCCCGAACCGGATGTTGGATGTTTTAGTTGTGGCGCCCTGTACCGGAAACACCCTGGCTAAGCTGGCGAACGCCATTACGGACGGGCCGGTACTGATGTCCATAAAGGCGCAACTCCGGAACCAGAGGCCGGTTGTTATGGCAATTTCCACAAACGACGGCCTGGGTCTCAACGCCAGGAACCTCGGGGTCCTGCTTAATTCAAAGAATATCTATATGGTGCCGTTCGGCCAGGATAACCCGGCGGCCAAACCCAATTCGCTGGTGGCGAAAATGGACCGGTTGTTGGATACCATCCTTTTCGCCATCGAAGGAAAGCAGATTCAGCCTGTACTCGTTAATTACGCTTAGCGTTCTTGCAGGGAATGTACGCGGTCAGGCATGGGAAGGATTTATGAAACCTGTTACAAGTCAGGATCCACGTGACATGGCAGCGCCGTACAGTGCGGCGTGCACTACGGGTAGTTGTACGTTAGCACTGGACGGCGACCCTGGTGTTTGAGATCCCTCAAGTCGGCAAATAGAGAGGAGGCCTTCCTTGCGACAATTCAGCGTAGCAGTGGTGGGGGCGACCGGAGCGGTCGGCCAGGAAATATTGAAGGTACTCGAGGAAAGGAATTTTCCGGTAGGGAAACTTCACCCCCTGGCCACCGCGCGGTCCCGGGGTAAAGAGGTTCATTTTCGTGGCCGGGCTTACATTGTCGATGAGACACGGCCGGAAGCTTTTGAAGGGGTAGAGATAGCGCTTTTCGCCGGAGGCGCGGCAAGCAAGGAGTTCGCCCTCGCGGCGCGGGACCGGGGGGCGCTGGTGGTGGATAATTCGAGCGCTTTCCGGATGGAGGCCGAGGTCCCGCTTGTGGTGCCGGAGGTAAACCCGGAAGACGTGAAACGGCACAAGGGCATTATCGCCAACCCGAATTGTTCTACCATCATCATGGTGGTGCCGCTCAAGCCGATTTACGACGCGGCGGGTATAAAACGGGTCGTGGTTTCAACCTATCAGGCGGTTTCCGGCGCGGGTACGGCCGCAATCAATGAACTCGGCTCCCAAACCAGAGCGGTTCTTAACGGCGAAGAATTCGAACCGAACGTCTTTGCGCACCAGATTGCGTTCAACCTGATTCCGCACATCGACGTATTCATGGATATGGATTACACCAAGGAAGAATGGAAGATGGTCAAGGAGACCCAGAAAATCTTCCACGACGACAATATGGCGATCACGGCTACAACGGTGCGGGTACCCGTTTTCCGGTGCCACTCGGAATCGGTTAATGTGGAAACCAGGGAAAAGCTGACCGCAGATGCGACCCGAGAGATACTGTCCCGGGCGCCGGGCGTTGTGGTGGTTGACGAACCGGCCGAAAAACGGTACCCGATGCCTTCCCTGGCCTGTAATAAGGACGAGGTCTTTGTCGGGCGTGTTCGGAATGACAACTCGTTGGACAAGGGTCTGAATCTATGGGTTGTGGCGGACCAGCTTCGCAAAGGCGCGGCGACCAACGCGGTGCAGATAGCCGAGCTGGCAATCGCTTACGGGTGCGTATAATTGAAATTTGTAAGGAAGTGATATAAATGATGACGGATTTCGGACGGGTGCTCACCGCAATGGTGACGCCTTTCGACCGGGATGGGGCTGTAAATTTCGACCAGGCCAAGAAGCTGGCGCGTTACCTTGTGGAAAACGGTTCGGACGGCGTGGTTGTAGCCGGTACCACGGGCGAATCGCCGACACTCAGCAAGGATGAAAAGGTGGCGCTGTTTGGTGCCGTGGTGGAGGAGATCGGAGGGAAGGCCGCGGTTGTTGCGGGTACCGGAAGTTATGCCACCGCCGACAGCATCGCGCTGACAAAGGCTGCGGAAAAGGCCGGCGCCGATGGTGTCATGCTGGTAGCCCCGTATTATAACAAGCCTTCCCAGGAAGGACTCTACCGTCATTTCCGGGCGGTTGCCGAAAGCACGGGCCTTCCGGTAATGGTCTACAACATACCCGGGCGGACGGCGGTAAACGTTCTGCCGGCAACCGTGGCGCGTCTGGCGAACGACGTACCCAACATCAAGGCCATCAAGGAAGCAAGCGGTAACCTTGACCAGGTAACGGAACTCCGGAGGATCCTGCCCGACGAGTTTGCGATTTACAGCGGCGATGACGCCCTGACCCTGCCTATTCTGGCTGTCGGCGGGAAAGGGATTGTCAGCGTCGTGGCTCACCTGGCGGGTAATCGGCTTAAGGAAATGATCAACGCATATGCCGGCGGCAACGTTACTCTCGCCGCGAAAATACACCGGGAGCTTTTCCCGCTGATTAAAGGGATGTTTATCACCACCAACCCGGTGCCGGTCAAAGCGGCGTTGGGCCTTTTAGGGATCAATGTCGGCGTGCCGCGGTTGCCCTTGGTGGAAGCGACGGCGGAAGAGAAAGAAAAGTTAACCAAGCTTTTACGGGAAAGCGGTCTGCTTTAGGAAGTTAACGTGCGGCGTAAACCTTGATAAATCTAACCGCCAATCCAGCACTCAACTAATCACTGTAAAGATTCCAGGAAGTAGGCAATCATTAGCTATGACGCAAATCATGTTGAGTGCTGGACAAGAACGCCAGAATTTAGGACAATAAATACCGGATAACGCCCAGGTCTAAGCTTTCGATGGTCGTTAAGTTTTTATTCTGCGGCTTGCCGTATGGAGCCCTCCCCGAAAACGGTTTTCGGGGTTTTTTGTTTTAATATGCCGGGTTTACTTGGCGTTCTTGGCGGTTATTGCGTTGCCCGCCTCGAATTTTTATCTGTGTATATCTGTGTTCATCCGTGGTTCAGGTTGTTAAACCGGCAAGAAACCGGTAACAGTCTTCCAGACTGCCCCTGTAGTCCGGGTTGCACGGGCGGATTCCGCGGTGAATCGCCTGATCCTCGACAAGGTAGGTGCTCATCCCGGTTTCAGCCGCGACAAGATCTTCCTCCACGTCGTTTCCCAGCATCAGGCACCTTTCAGGCGGTGCGCCGAGATAAGCCGCGATTTCCTCATAGTACATCGGGTTCGGTTTGCAGAAATGCATGATTTCGTAAGTGGTTACCAGCCGGAAAGGAAATCCTGTCCCAACGGCCCAGCGCAGTCGTTCTTCCACAGCGGCGCGCGGGAAAACCGGGTTGGTGGCTATCACGATATCGGCCCCGCTTTCAAGAACCCGCCTCAAAACTTTAGGCGCAAGGGCTGTGGGGCGGGTGAGAGGCGCCAGGTCCGGGAAATCTTCGCGGTAAAAGCGGTCGAACACGGGCAGGATCTCGTCCTCCGGCAAGCCGGTGCGGGCAAAAAAGTCTTCAATGAAGACTTCCCGGTTGGTGCGTCCGGGGTCGGAATTCACCACCATGGCCCGAGTGGAGGCAAGGAGGTGGTCGATGAACTCCCCGGGCGGCAGGTAGGGGCTCATGCGTGCGGCAAGGGCGTTGAGGTAACCGTCCAGGAACCTTTTCTTGTCCATCGGCAGCAGCGTGCCGTCCAGGTCAAAAAGAATATATTTAAAACGCAAAGACCGGGTCTCCTTTCAGATCACTCCTCCCAGATATGATACCCTTGGGGAGGAACCCATGTAAAGAAGGCCTTTTGCCCGGTTCTCGTCTTGAAATTTTCTTGACAACCCATAATTCTCTTGATATGCTGTCTTTCACAGCAGGGTGAAACCTGCCACTTTTTCTAAGAGATTGCTTCTAAGCACCATAACAGTTATATCTGAGCCACGAAGGCCGTAAAGTTCTGATTAGAACTGTTCTCAACAATCAGCGGTACGAAGCCGTATCAAGATGGCCTAAGAAATAATTTGTGATCTGACATTTATATAAAGGCGGAAAGAGGACCATGGAGGTCTAAGCTCCATGGTCTTTTTTTTTAAAAATTATTTGGTATGGAGGGGAAGTTATGCACCGGATTACCGCTATCGTTTGGCATAGCCACGCGACGACGCTGCGCAAGGCGGCAGTAAAAGTAGCGCCGGATTTAGGGGTGAAGGTCTATTCGGCCCGTTACCTGCAGGAGGGGAAAGAGGATTTCGCGGCCGCTTTGGTTGCGCTTGAAGAGGCAGACCTGATCTTTTT is part of the Bacillota bacterium genome and encodes:
- a CDS encoding PIN-like domain-containing protein; its protein translation is MKNTFPGYYQPTQKEFADLWKECLFIPDANVLLNLYRYNEETSNSLIDIFSKLATFGRLRITHQAAWEYHKRRLDVISDINDDYDKIQKSLTSIQNTLDSIRNPFILVAHLKKLFEPLINQVEEELEKMKTQQPNFYTNDPIRQTITSLFQGMVSKPYIPEQLEDIFKLGKVRYEAKIPPGYLDAEKGGNYQYGDLVLWFQIIDIALETKKPVIFITDDKKEDWWLKHKGKTIGPRPELVKEMADKANVPFYMYQTHQFMLYAKKFSDNEIKEEVIEEVKRIHPDKTTLEISYLSERVKELAETLDFNKGKVLQKEINRIEEALNQKYDELAKLEIHHMALTTKLQEVSGTKDKNKLYYYGKWFPHQGKDTSGKE
- a CDS encoding Hsp20/alpha crystallin family protein; this encodes MYIQSFNPNQAVALSQGFRSSAAAFPVSIRPSIQGNTVVYAFNPAAAQGMVLNPIANQAMSLAYNPAILSGLTAWNNPALLNAAIMNQPITTAAISPLATAAWNNPFINPAIQQGFINPFLSGQIGIQGTAIQASTGLAQMRVDLHETNSDVIVAAELPNVSLNDLNLTVTDDSISISATAFAGAQATSLFRTVALPSSIKAEQVEATYANGILEVRAPKSDVVTRRRVKVNVIQ
- a CDS encoding Hsp20/alpha crystallin family protein; its protein translation is MEIRPTFVNPQMGVNMSTGVPAWSFPANVTPRVDIIDTGNEIMYLMDMAGVDPDKLVLEISRTEVAVNGPLSEKIPRGTIVYAERPRGSYTRILALPREVDSDQASADINNGVLMVRFPKRINQ
- the dapB gene encoding 4-hydroxy-tetrahydrodipicolinate reductase encodes the protein MINVVVAGAAGRMGREVVRAVSNTPGMTVVGAVDVSQNGQDAGMLAGVGALGVTLSSDIESVFRETNANVVVDFTNAKAAAQNVRTAIACRVRPVVGTTGIPEEELQELKRLSREKAIGGLIAPNFAIGAVLMMHFAGIAARYLPVAEVIELHHNQKLDAPSGTALKTAEIIAANRPEAEYEDRTQMVKLDGARGGMLGGTRVHSVRLPGLVAHQEVIFGGLGQTLSIRHDSISRESFMPGVIMGIKKVTELDEIIYGLDKLIFA
- the dpsA gene encoding dipicolinate synthase subunit DpsA; translation: MKLLTGISIAVIGGDCRAVYVAEELSNQGAQVRLVGHEAETKPGIQLVDEVEAGVTGADAVVFPLPGITDDGNIYAPGRSLLLKEEDLASLPMGTPVFTGFAREILSGITNKLRLKLVEVVKRDDFAILNSIPSAEGAIQMAMENMPITIHGSAAFVLGFGRVGQTLVRMLSGLGAKVTVVAKDAAKRARALEMGCRTIDFGELPVAVSEADVVFNTVPAVVLTARVLKCTRTDVLIIDLATQPGGTDFEAARRMKRKAILAPSLPGKVAPQTAGRILGRVVADLLVQEKGLNLAVLP
- a CDS encoding dipicolinate synthase subunit B, whose protein sequence is MRLKGLKVGFALTGSFCTLNEVTEQIKRIIQEGAEVIPIITREVATTDTRFGTAAYWKGLLKELTGHGVIETIIGAEPIGPNRMLDVLVVAPCTGNTLAKLANAITDGPVLMSIKAQLRNQRPVVMAISTNDGLGLNARNLGVLLNSKNIYMVPFGQDNPAAKPNSLVAKMDRLLDTILFAIEGKQIQPVLVNYA
- a CDS encoding aspartate-semialdehyde dehydrogenase; translated protein: MRQFSVAVVGATGAVGQEILKVLEERNFPVGKLHPLATARSRGKEVHFRGRAYIVDETRPEAFEGVEIALFAGGAASKEFALAARDRGALVVDNSSAFRMEAEVPLVVPEVNPEDVKRHKGIIANPNCSTIIMVVPLKPIYDAAGIKRVVVSTYQAVSGAGTAAINELGSQTRAVLNGEEFEPNVFAHQIAFNLIPHIDVFMDMDYTKEEWKMVKETQKIFHDDNMAITATTVRVPVFRCHSESVNVETREKLTADATREILSRAPGVVVVDEPAEKRYPMPSLACNKDEVFVGRVRNDNSLDKGLNLWVVADQLRKGAATNAVQIAELAIAYGCV
- the dapA gene encoding 4-hydroxy-tetrahydrodipicolinate synthase; translated protein: MMTDFGRVLTAMVTPFDRDGAVNFDQAKKLARYLVENGSDGVVVAGTTGESPTLSKDEKVALFGAVVEEIGGKAAVVAGTGSYATADSIALTKAAEKAGADGVMLVAPYYNKPSQEGLYRHFRAVAESTGLPVMVYNIPGRTAVNVLPATVARLANDVPNIKAIKEASGNLDQVTELRRILPDEFAIYSGDDALTLPILAVGGKGIVSVVAHLAGNRLKEMINAYAGGNVTLAAKIHRELFPLIKGMFITTNPVPVKAALGLLGINVGVPRLPLVEATAEEKEKLTKLLRESGLL
- a CDS encoding HAD family hydrolase, yielding MRFKYILFDLDGTLLPMDKKRFLDGYLNALAARMSPYLPPGEFIDHLLASTRAMVVNSDPGRTNREVFIEDFFARTGLPEDEILPVFDRFYREDFPDLAPLTRPTALAPKVLRRVLESGADIVIATNPVFPRAAVEERLRWAVGTGFPFRLVTTYEIMHFCKPNPMYYEEIAAYLGAPPERCLMLGNDVEEDLVAAETGMSTYLVEDQAIHRGIRPCNPDYRGSLEDCYRFLAGLTT